A genomic segment from Flavobacterium litorale encodes:
- the mltG gene encoding endolytic transglycosylase MltG — MKFRRIVAIFSLIVVTAGTIYGYQIYKDIFSENTSFSEDKVAVYIPSNALFTQVADSVRPYVQDMERFNMVAQKKSYPQNIRSGKFILKRGINSNDIVNALRVPVPVNVTFNNQETLERAVGRIATQIETDSIALLEAFTDSVFLEENNFTRDNVLSVFIPNTYEFFWDTSARKVREKLAKEYRKFWNEERVAKAEALNLTPLEVSSLAAIVHKETVKVDERPRVAGVYLNRLKRGMKLDADPTVIYAKKKLLNDFDLVINRVYNADLLIDSPYNTYKNKGVPPGLIAMPDISAIEAVLNPEQHNYIFFCASVTNFGYHEFAVTSAQHAVNARKYRAWANKNGVK, encoded by the coding sequence TTGAAATTCAGACGAATTGTAGCCATTTTTTCGCTAATTGTTGTAACGGCAGGAACCATATATGGGTATCAAATTTATAAAGATATATTTTCTGAAAATACTTCTTTTTCAGAAGATAAAGTTGCTGTGTACATACCCTCTAATGCATTGTTTACTCAGGTAGCAGATAGCGTACGCCCTTACGTACAAGATATGGAGCGTTTTAACATGGTGGCGCAAAAAAAGTCATATCCGCAAAATATAAGATCAGGCAAGTTCATACTAAAACGAGGTATTAATAGTAACGATATTGTTAATGCACTACGTGTACCTGTACCTGTAAATGTAACGTTTAATAACCAAGAAACCTTAGAGCGTGCTGTAGGACGTATTGCTACGCAAATTGAAACCGATAGTATAGCATTACTTGAGGCGTTTACTGACTCTGTTTTTTTAGAAGAAAATAATTTTACCAGAGATAATGTGCTGAGTGTTTTTATACCAAACACCTACGAATTTTTTTGGGATACATCTGCACGGAAAGTACGCGAAAAACTGGCTAAAGAGTACAGAAAGTTTTGGAATGAAGAACGTGTAGCTAAAGCAGAAGCATTAAACCTTACACCGCTAGAAGTATCATCATTAGCTGCTATAGTACATAAAGAAACAGTAAAGGTAGATGAACGACCAAGAGTAGCGGGAGTTTACCTTAATAGACTTAAAAGAGGGATGAAGTTGGATGCTGACCCAACGGTTATTTATGCTAAAAAGAAATTACTAAACGATTTTGATTTGGTAATAAATCGGGTTTATAATGCCGACCTACTTATAGACTCGCCTTACAATACCTATAAAAATAAAGGTGTACCACCTGGACTTATAGCCATGCCTGACATATCGGCAATAGAAGCCGTACTTAACCCCGAACAGCACAATTATATCTTTTTTTGTGCTAGTGTAACTAACTTTGGTTATCATGAATTTGCTGTTACAAGTGCACAACATGCTGTTAATGCACGAAAGTACAGAGCATGGGCGAATAAAAACGGCGTAAAATAG
- a CDS encoding GNAT family N-acetyltransferase, translating into MVTLQGDTVYLRALEPDDLDFVYQMENDESIWEVSNTVTPYSRFLIRQYLENAHQDIFQAKQLRLAICKNNNFEAVGLIDIFDFDPINHRAGLGIVIKDTFNRNEGIGSQALSLLIEYAFTQLQLHQLYANITPNNTPSVSLFTNFGFTCTGIKKDWNKKGSGYADEALYQLIKQP; encoded by the coding sequence ATGGTAACACTACAAGGCGATACTGTTTATTTACGTGCTTTAGAGCCTGACGATTTGGATTTTGTTTACCAAATGGAGAACGACGAAAGCATTTGGGAGGTTAGCAATACCGTAACACCATATAGCCGCTTTTTAATACGGCAGTACCTCGAAAATGCCCATCAGGATATATTTCAGGCAAAACAATTACGCCTGGCAATATGCAAGAATAATAATTTTGAAGCTGTAGGGCTTATTGATATTTTTGATTTTGACCCCATAAACCATAGGGCGGGCTTAGGTATTGTTATAAAGGATACTTTTAATAGAAATGAGGGTATTGGCAGCCAAGCCTTATCGTTACTAATAGAGTATGCCTTTACACAATTACAACTCCATCAACTTTATGCAAATATAACTCCAAATAACACGCCCAGTGTATCCCTTTTTACTAATTTTGGTTTTACGTGCACAGGCATTAAAAAAGACTGGAATAAAAAAGGAAGTGGATATGCTGATGAAGCATTATACCAGTTAATTAAACAACCCTAA
- the dapF gene encoding diaminopimelate epimerase produces the protein MQNIFYKYQGTGNDFVMIDNRTNTFSKNDTKLIQKLCDRKFGIGADGLLLLENDATTDFRMIYFNADGNESSMCGNGGRCIVAFANKLGIINNKTTFNAIDGKHYATIAENGTVSLQMKDVTEVDIKDSYVFLDTGSPHHVTLTEDLPLLDVKAEGAKIRYSNLYGAKGANINFVAPVNADKFSVRTYERGVEDETLSCGTGVTAVAIAMKVLGKTDSNSVKLDTVGGELQVSFNQNNHNFTDVYLTGSATFVFKGEIQW, from the coding sequence ATGCAAAACATATTTTATAAATATCAAGGGACAGGAAACGATTTTGTAATGATTGATAACCGTACCAATACGTTTTCCAAAAATGATACCAAACTCATCCAAAAGCTGTGTGACAGAAAGTTTGGCATTGGTGCCGATGGCTTACTACTATTAGAGAACGATGCTACTACTGATTTTCGTATGATATATTTTAATGCCGACGGAAATGAAAGCAGTATGTGTGGTAATGGAGGACGATGTATAGTAGCATTTGCCAATAAATTGGGTATAATAAATAATAAAACTACTTTTAATGCAATAGATGGTAAACATTACGCAACGATAGCCGAAAATGGTACTGTATCGTTACAAATGAAAGATGTAACCGAAGTTGACATTAAGGATAGTTATGTTTTTTTAGATACAGGGTCGCCCCACCATGTAACATTAACAGAGGATTTACCTTTGCTTGATGTAAAAGCAGAAGGTGCAAAAATTAGGTACAGCAATTTATACGGTGCTAAAGGTGCAAATATTAATTTTGTAGCCCCTGTAAATGCTGACAAATTTTCAGTACGTACGTACGAACGTGGTGTTGAGGATGAAACCCTTTCGTGTGGTACGGGTGTAACGGCAGTAGCCATAGCCATGAAAGTGCTTGGTAAAACAGATAGCAATTCGGTAAAATTAGATACAGTAGGAGGGGAACTACAAGTTTCGTTCAACCAAAACAACCATAATTTTACGGATGTGTATTTAACAGGATCCGCAACGTTTGTTTTTAAAGGCGAAATACAATGGTAA
- a CDS encoding S1C family serine protease has protein sequence MKRFSSLFIVALLSGATTLGAYKLVFDEDTNASTALSVVPTQTNYTKAVALGAETVDFTKAADEAVHTVVHVKNVSYSRTPSNPVLEYFYGYRGGEQRAQVGTGSGVIITEDGYIVTNNHVIQNASELEVTLNNNKSYKAKLVGTDSKMDIALLKVDTVEKLPYATFGNSDDIQVGEWVLAVGNPYNLTSTVTAGIVSAKARNLSKDGIQSFIQTDAAVNPGNSGGALVNTRGELIGINTLISSQTGSYIGYSFAVPSNIARKIIEDIMEFGNVQRGVLGVRGGELNSTVSEELGITETQGFYVNSVVENSGAAKAGIVKGDIITTVDGKPVRSFSELNAAIITKRPNDVVQVGINRDGDRITLPVKLSKNEIYSYSGLELENISKAERKKLKLDYGVRIKNITDERYMPYYEELKGGIILSIDNIKAKDIETVSDILSVKNPNQKTRVEMITKSGELVRFIM, from the coding sequence ATGAAGAGATTTTCGAGCTTATTTATTGTAGCACTGTTGAGTGGAGCTACTACCTTAGGGGCTTATAAACTGGTATTTGACGAGGATACTAATGCAAGTACTGCGTTATCAGTAGTCCCAACACAAACTAACTATACAAAAGCAGTAGCACTAGGTGCTGAAACTGTAGATTTTACCAAAGCTGCCGATGAGGCCGTGCATACCGTAGTACACGTTAAAAACGTTTCGTATTCACGAACGCCATCTAACCCTGTGTTAGAGTATTTTTATGGCTATCGTGGTGGCGAGCAACGTGCACAGGTAGGAACAGGATCGGGAGTTATTATTACTGAGGATGGTTATATTGTAACCAACAACCACGTAATACAAAATGCCTCGGAGTTAGAGGTAACACTAAACAACAATAAATCGTACAAGGCAAAATTGGTAGGTACCGACTCTAAAATGGATATTGCACTCCTTAAAGTAGATACGGTCGAAAAACTACCTTATGCTACATTCGGAAACTCAGATGATATTCAGGTAGGCGAATGGGTACTTGCCGTAGGTAACCCCTACAATTTAACCTCTACAGTAACGGCAGGTATCGTATCGGCAAAAGCTCGAAATTTAAGTAAAGACGGTATTCAATCGTTCATACAAACCGATGCTGCTGTAAACCCAGGTAATAGCGGTGGTGCATTGGTTAACACCCGTGGGGAGCTAATTGGTATTAACACCCTTATCTCTTCGCAAACAGGTTCGTATATTGGTTACTCTTTTGCTGTACCCTCTAACATTGCCCGAAAAATTATAGAAGATATTATGGAGTTTGGTAACGTACAGCGTGGTGTGCTTGGCGTACGTGGTGGCGAACTGAATAGTACCGTATCTGAAGAATTGGGTATTACCGAAACACAAGGTTTTTATGTAAACAGTGTTGTAGAAAATTCGGGGGCGGCAAAAGCTGGTATAGTAAAAGGCGATATTATTACCACAGTAGATGGAAAACCTGTGCGTAGTTTTTCTGAACTGAATGCGGCTATTATTACGAAACGACCTAACGATGTGGTACAGGTAGGTATAAACCGCGATGGCGATAGGATTACCTTACCCGTAAAATTAAGCAAAAACGAAATTTACAGTTATAGTGGTCTGGAATTAGAGAACATTAGTAAGGCTGAAAGGAAAAAACTGAAACTCGATTATGGTGTACGTATTAAAAATATTACCGATGAACGTTATATGCCTTATTACGAAGAGTTAAAAGGGGGTATTATATTGAGTATTGATAATATAAAGGCTAAGGATATAGAAACAGTATCGGATATTTTATCGGTTAAAAACCCTAACCAAAAAACCCGTGTAGAAATGATTACCAAAAGCGGAGAACTAGTGCGCTTTATTATGTAA
- a CDS encoding glyceraldehyde-3-phosphate dehydrogenase, translating into MNNNVLYEKELSFQADRRRAGVEFIKIVSDLWYDKSIELILFRNQLIDRNVSNIINLHEYAVEFVNKPINIFDSVEIARAIQSLDLPPARIDIGKLTYEYHLEDDKYNDATAFVLDKLKDAKSSQAIEPKDVVLYGFGRIGRLLAREMMSKTGKGNQLRLRAIVTRDKESVELLEKRASLLRYDSIHGDFEGSVTIDAENNTLIVNGTTVHMISANAPEDIDYTKYGINNALIIDNTGAFKDEEALRRHLSSNGAEKVLLTAPGKGVPNIVHGVNQKEYNPDEVDIFSAASCTTNAITPVLKAIEDTLGVTKGHLETIHAYTNDQNLVDNMHKKYRRGRAAGLNMVITETGAGSAVAKALPSLAGKLTSNAIRVPVPNGSLVVLNLEVDKNTTVAEINQIMKDYALEGELVEQIKYSLSNELVSSDIVGTSQPAIFDSNATIVSADGKNIVLYIWYDNEYGYSHQVIRLAKYISKVRRFTYY; encoded by the coding sequence ATGAACAATAATGTTTTATACGAAAAAGAACTGTCTTTCCAAGCCGACAGAAGGAGAGCGGGGGTAGAATTCATTAAAATTGTAAGCGACCTATGGTACGACAAGTCTATAGAGCTTATACTATTCAGAAACCAGCTTATCGACAGAAACGTAAGCAACATTATTAACTTGCACGAATATGCAGTAGAGTTTGTTAACAAACCAATCAATATATTCGACTCTGTAGAGATTGCAAGAGCCATACAATCGTTAGACTTACCACCAGCACGTATTGATATTGGTAAACTTACTTACGAATATCATTTGGAAGATGACAAGTACAACGACGCTACTGCTTTTGTACTTGATAAATTAAAAGATGCTAAATCGAGTCAAGCTATTGAGCCTAAGGATGTAGTACTATACGGATTTGGTCGTATTGGTAGGTTATTGGCACGAGAAATGATGTCTAAAACTGGAAAAGGTAACCAACTACGCCTTAGAGCTATTGTTACCCGTGATAAGGAGAGTGTAGAATTACTTGAAAAAAGAGCGTCACTATTACGTTATGACTCTATCCATGGTGATTTTGAAGGTTCGGTAACTATTGATGCCGAAAATAACACACTAATTGTAAATGGTACTACGGTACACATGATTAGTGCTAATGCGCCTGAAGATATTGATTATACTAAATACGGTATTAACAACGCATTAATTATAGATAATACAGGTGCATTTAAAGATGAAGAAGCTTTAAGACGTCACCTATCGTCAAATGGTGCCGAAAAAGTACTACTTACTGCACCTGGTAAAGGCGTACCAAACATTGTACATGGTGTAAACCAAAAAGAGTACAATCCAGACGAGGTTGATATTTTCTCGGCAGCATCCTGTACTACCAATGCTATTACACCCGTACTAAAAGCAATAGAAGACACATTGGGTGTAACCAAAGGGCACCTAGAAACAATACACGCGTACACCAACGACCAGAACCTTGTAGACAATATGCACAAAAAATACCGTCGTGGTAGAGCTGCTGGTTTAAACATGGTTATTACCGAAACTGGGGCTGGTAGCGCTGTTGCAAAAGCATTACCATCGTTAGCAGGTAAATTAACATCAAATGCAATACGTGTACCTGTACCCAATGGGTCGTTAGTAGTTTTAAACCTTGAGGTAGATAAAAACACTACAGTAGCGGAGATAAACCAAATAATGAAAGATTACGCACTAGAAGGCGAACTTGTAGAGCAGATTAAATACTCATTGAGCAACGAACTAGTATCGTCTGATATTGTAGGGACATCGCAACCTGCAATATTCGATAGCAATGCAACCATAGTTAGTGCTGATGGTAAAAACATAGTACTGTATATATGGTACGATAACGAGTATGGCTACAGCCACCAAGTAATACGCTTAGCAAAATACATATCAAAAGTAAGACGTTTTACGTACTACTAA
- a CDS encoding aconitate hydratase, translated as MAFDIEMIKKVYATMAERVDKARELVGRPLTLSEKILYSHLWEGTPSQAFTRGKDYVDFAPDRVACQDATAQMALLQFMHAGKPKVAVPTTVHCDHLIQAKVDAKTDLKRAKEQSNEVFDFLSSVSNKYGIGFWKPGAGIIHQVVLENYAFPGGMMIGTDSHTVNAGGLGMLAIGVGGADAVDVMSGMAWELKFPKLIGIKLTGKLSGWTAPKDIILKVAGILTVKGGTGAIIEYFGEGATAMSCTGKGTICNMGAEVGATTSTFGYDESMDRYLRATSRADVADEAAKVADYLTADSEVYENPEQYFDQVIEINLSELEPHLNGPFTPDLATPISKMKEEAIKNDWPLNIQVGLIGSCTNSSYEDISRSVSLAKQAAEKKLKPKSKFTITPGSELVRYTIERDGFIDTFDKIGATVFANACGPCIGMWDREGSEKEERNTIVHSFNRNFSKRADGNPNTLAFVGSPEMVTALAIAGDLGFNPITDKLINEDGEEVMLDEPTGWELPPDGFAVDDAGFQAPAEDGSGVQVVVSPESERLQLLEPFAPWDGKNIMGAKLLIKAFGKCTTDHISMAGPWLRFRGHLDNISNNMLIGGVNAYNMKTNSVKNQLTGDYDAVPNVARAYKAANVPSIVVGDHNYGEGSSREHAAMEPRHLGVRAVLVKSFARIHETNLKKQGMLALTFANEADYDKIQENDTFNFIDLTEFAPGKQLTLEVVHADGTKDVITANHSYNEGQIGWFNAGSALNLIAAANK; from the coding sequence ATGGCTTTTGATATTGAAATGATCAAAAAGGTGTATGCTACTATGGCCGAGCGTGTTGATAAAGCACGTGAACTTGTCGGTCGTCCGCTTACACTTTCAGAAAAGATTTTATACTCACACCTTTGGGAGGGAACACCTTCTCAGGCTTTTACACGTGGTAAAGATTATGTAGACTTTGCTCCAGATAGAGTGGCTTGCCAAGATGCTACAGCACAAATGGCGTTACTACAGTTTATGCATGCAGGTAAACCAAAAGTGGCTGTACCTACCACGGTACACTGCGATCACCTTATACAAGCAAAAGTAGATGCTAAAACCGATTTAAAACGTGCCAAAGAACAAAGTAACGAAGTATTCGACTTTTTATCTTCAGTATCAAACAAATACGGTATTGGTTTCTGGAAACCAGGAGCAGGTATTATACACCAAGTAGTATTGGAGAATTATGCATTTCCTGGTGGAATGATGATTGGTACCGACTCGCACACTGTAAATGCAGGCGGATTAGGTATGCTTGCCATTGGTGTAGGAGGTGCTGATGCTGTAGATGTAATGAGCGGAATGGCTTGGGAACTTAAATTCCCGAAACTAATAGGTATAAAACTTACAGGCAAATTATCGGGCTGGACAGCTCCTAAAGATATTATATTAAAAGTAGCAGGTATACTAACCGTTAAAGGGGGTACAGGTGCTATTATAGAGTACTTTGGCGAAGGCGCAACAGCAATGTCGTGTACTGGTAAAGGTACAATATGTAACATGGGTGCCGAAGTTGGTGCTACAACATCTACTTTTGGATACGACGAATCTATGGATCGTTACCTGCGTGCTACAAGCAGAGCGGATGTAGCAGACGAAGCCGCTAAAGTGGCAGATTACCTTACTGCTGATAGTGAAGTATATGAAAACCCTGAGCAATACTTTGATCAGGTTATTGAAATAAACCTTTCGGAACTAGAGCCACACTTAAATGGTCCTTTTACGCCAGATTTAGCTACGCCTATATCTAAAATGAAAGAAGAAGCCATTAAAAACGATTGGCCATTAAACATACAAGTAGGGCTTATAGGGTCGTGTACCAACTCTTCGTACGAAGATATTTCGCGCTCCGTATCACTTGCTAAACAAGCAGCAGAGAAAAAATTAAAACCAAAATCGAAATTTACCATAACGCCAGGTTCAGAGCTTGTACGTTATACCATAGAGCGTGATGGTTTTATTGATACCTTCGATAAAATTGGAGCGACGGTATTTGCCAACGCTTGCGGACCCTGTATTGGTATGTGGGACAGAGAGGGTTCTGAAAAAGAGGAACGTAACACCATTGTGCACTCGTTTAACCGAAACTTCTCTAAACGTGCGGATGGTAACCCAAATACATTAGCCTTTGTCGGATCTCCAGAAATGGTTACGGCGTTAGCTATAGCAGGTGATTTAGGGTTTAACCCTATTACAGATAAATTAATTAACGAAGACGGCGAAGAAGTAATGCTAGATGAACCAACAGGATGGGAACTTCCACCTGATGGTTTTGCAGTAGATGATGCAGGTTTCCAAGCACCAGCCGAAGACGGATCTGGGGTACAAGTAGTTGTAAGTCCAGAATCGGAGCGTTTGCAATTGCTAGAGCCATTTGCCCCTTGGGATGGCAAAAATATTATGGGTGCTAAATTGCTTATAAAAGCCTTTGGTAAATGTACTACCGACCACATCTCTATGGCAGGACCTTGGTTACGCTTCCGTGGTCACCTCGATAATATATCAAACAACATGCTTATAGGTGGTGTTAACGCCTATAACATGAAAACAAATAGTGTTAAAAACCAACTTACAGGCGATTACGATGCTGTACCTAATGTGGCACGTGCTTATAAGGCTGCCAATGTACCCTCTATAGTGGTGGGCGACCATAACTATGGCGAAGGTTCATCGCGTGAGCATGCTGCTATGGAGCCACGCCATTTGGGTGTTCGTGCCGTATTGGTAAAATCGTTTGCACGTATACACGAAACCAACCTTAAAAAACAAGGTATGTTAGCGTTAACGTTTGCTAACGAAGCAGATTACGATAAGATACAGGAGAATGATACATTTAACTTTATAGATCTTACGGAGTTTGCTCCAGGAAAACAGCTTACACTAGAAGTAGTACATGCAGATGGTACCAAAGATGTTATAACGGCAAACCACTCGTACAACGAGGGGCAAATAGGATGGTTTAATGCGGGTAGCGCACTTAACCTAATTGCTGCTGCTAACAAATAG
- a CDS encoding AAA family ATPase, with protein sequence MSDVAAIQHLVQKQKDLKKEIAKIIVGQDEVINQIVLSVFSGGHALLVGVPGLAKTLMVNTISQALGLNFKRIQFTPDLMPSDILGSEILDENRQFKFIKGPIFSNIILADEINRTPPKTQAALLEAMQEKAVTIAGHHYKLALPYFVLATQNPIEQEGTYPLPEAQLDRFMFAIKLEYPTFDEEVQVVKSTTTDTKQTITPLFNAQEILDFQNLIRRIPVADNVVEYAVSLVGKTRPGNPLADDYVNTYLDWGAGPRASQNLILAAKTNAALNGKYSPDIEDVQAVATGILRHRIIKNYKADAEGITEETIIKKLF encoded by the coding sequence ATGTCAGACGTAGCAGCGATTCAGCATTTAGTGCAAAAGCAAAAAGACCTTAAAAAAGAAATTGCAAAAATAATTGTAGGGCAAGATGAAGTAATAAACCAAATTGTCCTTAGCGTTTTTTCGGGAGGCCATGCACTATTAGTAGGTGTACCTGGTTTAGCAAAAACCTTAATGGTAAACACCATATCACAAGCCTTAGGGTTGAATTTTAAGCGCATACAGTTTACCCCCGATTTAATGCCATCCGATATATTAGGGAGCGAAATATTAGATGAAAACAGACAGTTTAAATTTATAAAGGGCCCTATATTTTCTAATATTATATTAGCTGATGAGATAAACCGTACACCGCCCAAAACCCAAGCAGCCTTACTAGAGGCTATGCAGGAAAAAGCAGTAACAATTGCAGGGCATCATTACAAGCTAGCATTGCCTTACTTTGTTTTGGCAACACAAAACCCAATAGAGCAGGAGGGAACGTACCCGCTACCAGAAGCACAGCTTGATAGGTTTATGTTTGCCATAAAATTAGAATACCCAACGTTTGATGAAGAAGTACAAGTAGTAAAAAGTACTACTACCGATACAAAACAAACCATAACACCACTATTTAACGCACAGGAAATTCTCGATTTTCAAAACCTTATCCGACGCATACCCGTTGCTGATAATGTTGTAGAGTATGCCGTTAGCCTTGTAGGTAAAACCAGACCAGGCAACCCTTTAGCGGACGATTATGTTAATACCTACCTAGATTGGGGTGCTGGACCGCGTGCCTCACAAAACTTAATACTTGCTGCCAAAACCAATGCAGCACTTAATGGGAAATATTCTCCCGATATAGAAGATGTGCAAGCAGTAGCTACAGGCATACTTAGGCACAGAATTATTAAAAACTACAAAGCCGATGCCGAAGGCATAACAGAAGAAACGATAATAAAAAAGCTGTTTTAA
- a CDS encoding peptidylprolyl isomerase, producing the protein MKFISSKVYLVLAFAFLVLAPANAQEIIKEVQTDTVKKTPISKNNRIKVDGVVAVVGDFVVLDSDIDLTYRELQAQNIPIKDVSRCELLGKLMEDKLYAHQAIQDSIIVSDAEVNETMSRQIDYFVEQIGSEEKMVAYFKKKTLESLKSELFDMIKNQKLTEQMQKKIIDEVTITPEEVRIFFSKFEGDDVPVFGAEMEVAQIVIKPEISEVEKQKVIDRLNEIKNDVLQNGASFYSKAVLYSEDPGSRSNGGYYKMTRKTSFVKEFKDTAFSLEEGEISDPVETEFGYHLIYVEKIRGRELDVRHILMMPKVSNEALQAAKIKAEKIRERIVNGEISFAEAARSESDEKETRNSGGLLMNPRTLETRFELTKLPPEIYSDVSDLKEGEVTQPILSDDPRSGKSYKLMTVTNRYDEHTADYALDYTKIKDLALKEKQIQEIAKWSAEKIKETYVKVSEEYQTCDFANDWVK; encoded by the coding sequence ATGAAGTTTATAAGTAGCAAGGTATATCTCGTTCTTGCTTTTGCATTTCTTGTATTGGCACCCGCCAATGCACAAGAAATTATTAAAGAAGTACAAACCGATACCGTTAAAAAAACACCTATAAGTAAAAACAACAGAATAAAGGTTGATGGTGTTGTAGCAGTAGTGGGCGACTTTGTGGTATTGGATTCGGATATCGATTTAACGTATCGTGAACTACAAGCACAAAATATACCTATTAAAGATGTTTCCCGTTGTGAGCTTTTAGGAAAGCTAATGGAAGATAAACTATATGCGCACCAAGCCATACAGGATAGTATAATAGTATCTGATGCTGAGGTAAACGAAACCATGAGCAGACAGATAGACTACTTTGTAGAACAAATAGGCTCAGAAGAGAAAATGGTAGCTTACTTTAAAAAGAAAACCTTAGAGTCGCTTAAATCGGAACTTTTTGATATGATAAAAAATCAGAAACTTACCGAGCAAATGCAAAAGAAAATAATTGATGAGGTTACGATTACGCCAGAGGAAGTACGAATATTCTTCTCTAAGTTTGAAGGTGACGATGTTCCTGTTTTTGGTGCAGAAATGGAAGTAGCACAAATTGTGATAAAGCCAGAAATATCCGAAGTAGAAAAACAAAAAGTTATAGATAGGCTTAACGAAATTAAAAATGATGTATTGCAAAACGGTGCAAGTTTTTACAGTAAAGCAGTACTATACTCCGAAGATCCAGGATCACGTTCCAACGGAGGATATTATAAAATGACACGAAAAACATCGTTTGTAAAAGAATTTAAGGATACTGCTTTTAGTCTTGAAGAAGGAGAAATATCCGATCCTGTAGAAACAGAGTTTGGATACCACCTTATTTACGTAGAAAAAATACGAGGGCGCGAGCTCGATGTAAGACACATTTTAATGATGCCTAAAGTAAGTAACGAAGCCTTACAGGCAGCCAAAATAAAAGCAGAGAAAATAAGAGAGCGTATTGTAAATGGTGAAATAAGTTTTGCCGAAGCAGCACGATCAGAATCGGATGAAAAAGAAACCCGAAATAGTGGAGGGCTTTTAATGAACCCAAGAACGCTAGAAACGCGTTTTGAATTAACCAAGTTACCACCAGAAATATACAGTGACGTATCCGACCTTAAAGAAGGCGAAGTAACACAACCAATACTTAGTGATGACCCACGTAGTGGTAAAAGCTATAAGTTAATGACGGTTACTAACCGTTACGATGAGCATACAGCTGATTATGCGCTGGATTATACCAAAATTAAAGACCTAGCACTAAAAGAAAAGCAAATACAGGAAATTGCAAAATGGAGTGCCGAAAAGATAAAAGAAACCTATGTAAAAGTGAGCGAAGAATACCAAACATGCGATTTTGCTAACGATTGGGTAAAATAA